The Sulfurospirillum halorespirans DSM 13726 genome has a window encoding:
- a CDS encoding murein hydrolase activator EnvC family protein translates to MAVLLPLMVLAAPNTAQKIDEKAKTLQEKLQTEKQIHGKLQDIASDIVEGEKEIEKIKDKIENLSNTIDESQETVARKSEYLEKLTKDTQLLSSQKKDLEQKIIKIIAEDFSFYLVSDSDYLDNEDGILVDEVLQKMDTIMRREFGKLSSDYKQINDQISSQSHEIKTIHTEIQSAKSKKDELISLEKKRESSILTLNAKKESYKKQLDDIAKERDEIRTTLEQLKIIKVQEDTKLQAEKNAAKRDKSPTTVGGSDNNIRQIGSSYQNSTVKKYVGERTIAPLDSYSVKRKFGDYVDPIYKIKIFNESVVLASSTPDATVKSVLNGKVIFAKDTASMEKVVIIENGDEIHTIYAHLSKIAPTIQVGQKIKKGYVIGRVDNDLTFEVTQKNFHIDPLELIAK, encoded by the coding sequence GTGGCAGTTTTACTGCCGTTGATGGTGCTCGCAGCTCCCAATACGGCGCAAAAAATTGATGAAAAAGCCAAAACACTCCAAGAGAAGCTTCAAACAGAAAAGCAGATTCATGGAAAACTCCAAGACATAGCCAGTGACATTGTTGAAGGAGAAAAAGAGATTGAGAAAATCAAAGACAAAATTGAAAATTTAAGCAACACGATTGATGAATCCCAAGAGACTGTGGCTCGCAAATCAGAATACCTTGAAAAACTGACCAAAGATACCCAACTGCTCTCTTCACAAAAGAAGGATTTAGAGCAGAAAATCATCAAAATTATTGCAGAAGATTTCTCCTTTTATCTGGTTTCAGATAGTGATTATTTGGACAATGAAGATGGTATTTTAGTCGATGAAGTGCTTCAAAAAATGGATACGATTATGCGCAGAGAGTTTGGTAAACTCTCTTCTGATTATAAACAAATCAACGATCAAATCTCCTCCCAAAGCCACGAAATTAAGACGATTCATACGGAAATTCAAAGTGCAAAAAGTAAAAAAGATGAATTAATTTCTTTAGAAAAAAAGCGTGAAAGTTCCATTTTGACGCTCAATGCTAAAAAAGAGAGTTACAAAAAACAGCTCGATGACATTGCCAAAGAGCGCGATGAAATTCGCACAACGCTGGAGCAACTCAAAATCATTAAAGTGCAAGAAGATACGAAACTTCAAGCTGAAAAAAATGCTGCCAAACGAGACAAATCGCCTACAACGGTAGGTGGGAGTGATAATAACATCCGACAAATCGGCTCTTCGTATCAAAACAGTACGGTTAAAAAATATGTGGGAGAGCGCACCATTGCACCTCTGGATAGTTACAGTGTTAAGCGCAAATTTGGCGACTATGTCGATCCGATTTATAAGATCAAGATTTTCAATGAATCCGTTGTGTTAGCCTCTTCAACCCCTGATGCAACCGTTAAAAGTGTCCTCAACGGTAAAGTCATTTTTGCCAAAGATACCGCTTCAATGGAAAAGGTGGTTATTATTGAAAATGGCGATGAGATTCATACGATTTATGCGCATCTTTCTAAAATTGCTCCTACGATTCAAGTTGGGCAGAAGATTAAAAAAGGGTATGTGATTGGTCGGGTGGATAACGATCTCACCTTTGAAGTGACACAGAAGAACTTCCATATTGACCCACTAGAGCTGATTGCAAAGTAA
- the pyrH gene encoding UMP kinase has translation MEKRKRVLVKFSGEALAGDNGFGIDTSILKFIADEIKSLVIHNIEVGIVIGGGNIIRGVSAAKDGIIKRTSGDYMGMLSTVINSIAMQEALEHVGMEVRVQSAIKMEAICETFIVRRAQRHFEKGRIVIFAAGTGNPFFTTDTAATLRAIEIGADMIIKATKVDGVYDKDPKKFPDATKLAELTYDRAMDDNIKVMDDTSIALAKDNNLPIVICNMFAKGNLQKIIEGNLESCSIVRIK, from the coding sequence ATGGAGAAGAGAAAAAGGGTTTTAGTTAAATTCTCTGGTGAAGCGCTTGCGGGTGATAATGGGTTTGGTATTGACACTTCGATTTTGAAATTTATCGCCGATGAGATTAAATCATTGGTAATTCATAATATTGAAGTGGGTATCGTCATCGGTGGGGGAAATATCATCCGAGGAGTGAGTGCCGCAAAAGATGGTATTATCAAACGTACCAGCGGAGATTATATGGGAATGCTATCAACTGTGATTAATAGCATTGCAATGCAAGAAGCGCTTGAACACGTTGGAATGGAAGTCCGCGTTCAAAGTGCGATCAAAATGGAAGCTATTTGTGAGACGTTTATCGTAAGACGTGCACAGCGTCACTTTGAAAAAGGGCGTATTGTTATTTTTGCCGCAGGTACTGGCAACCCTTTCTTTACAACCGATACGGCTGCAACACTGCGAGCGATTGAAATTGGCGCCGATATGATTATTAAAGCGACCAAGGTTGATGGTGTGTATGACAAAGATCCTAAAAAATTCCCAGATGCCACCAAACTCGCAGAGCTTACGTACGACAGAGCGATGGATGACAATATTAAGGTCATGGACGATACCTCTATTGCGCTTGCAAAAGACAATAATCTCCCTATCGTTATCTGCAATATGTTTGCTAAAGGGAATTTACAGAAAATTATTGAGGGTAACTTAGAGAGTTGCTCAATCGTTAGAATTAAATAA
- a CDS encoding DNA-directed RNA polymerase subunit omega, with protein MERTEEITARALSLVGQDRYRLVMMVSKRADQLSNGAEPLIKADKNKQKFTDIALLEIAEGKIRLESITDL; from the coding sequence ATGGAAAGAACAGAAGAAATTACCGCAAGAGCACTATCCCTTGTTGGACAAGATCGTTATAGATTGGTGATGATGGTTTCTAAAAGAGCGGATCAGCTTTCAAATGGTGCAGAGCCACTCATTAAAGCAGATAAAAACAAACAAAAGTTTACAGACATTGCCCTTCTTGAAATTGCCGAAGGCAAAATTAGATTAGAATCAATTACGGACTTATAG
- a CDS encoding RelA/SpoT family protein, which produces MEELVEIVKECKRSDKAVELLYKYIKPTANVEKAIAFTIAKHQGQYRKSGEEYVIHPILVCVFVAYLGGDESMIVAGLLHDVVEDTSCPTEDIKAMFGEEVGHLVDGLTKIVEIRDIELIPSSSNDKLVASALTFRKMLIASIRDVRVLVVKLCDRLHNMLTLSALDPVKQRRIAEETLVVYAPIAHRLGISSIKNLLEDFSFYYVMPNEYNKIDGYIKEHGQQLQLRLNHFISKIKNHMLQEGFIESDFTIQKRIKHYYSIYLKMQRKGVTIEEVLDLLAIRIIVRTPIDCYRALGIVHQHFKPLISRFKDYIAIPKENGYQTIHTTVFDDKSIVESQIRTYDMNKTAEYGVAAHWKYKSGGLNPKLDWLNDLNNQNEDIENIEDFYAIAKDNLYSEDIAVFSPKGDIFTLPRGATVLDFAYEVHTEVGTYADEAYVNKQKVPLLSELKNGDIVRIVTSKEPKYRCSWVNSVKTGKAKSTIQANCRQKIKEINHKVAIKILSHAFGVAENKVEAWVEQEHATKKIFKIATDSIYLQDVSNTLKLYAMQDTLLFPLLKKDRYHIKKQKFENIVIYSNHHIANVYFDYCCHPKRGDDIVGFKKGNDVFVHHKLCERAASLMEESEPMVFVKWTKEAPDRYKLIVSLENKKGSLASFLAYLAKMQINLVTIELGKAEDEGHADYFEMILELPDKNVNAVRENLKGKYRVIEFVSVNDAYK; this is translated from the coding sequence TTGGAAGAGTTAGTCGAAATTGTTAAAGAGTGTAAACGCTCTGATAAAGCGGTTGAACTCTTATACAAATACATCAAACCAACTGCTAATGTTGAAAAAGCCATTGCTTTTACGATAGCCAAACATCAAGGGCAGTATCGTAAAAGCGGTGAAGAGTATGTCATTCACCCTATTCTAGTGTGCGTTTTTGTCGCCTATTTAGGGGGTGATGAATCGATGATCGTTGCTGGCTTATTGCATGATGTCGTCGAAGATACCTCCTGTCCAACCGAAGATATCAAAGCGATGTTTGGTGAAGAAGTTGGGCACTTGGTGGATGGTTTGACAAAGATTGTTGAGATTCGCGATATAGAACTCATTCCTTCGTCCTCCAACGATAAACTGGTCGCTTCAGCCCTGACGTTTCGCAAGATGTTGATTGCTTCCATTCGCGATGTACGCGTTTTGGTTGTTAAATTGTGCGATAGATTGCACAATATGCTGACCCTCTCAGCCCTTGATCCTGTCAAACAGCGTCGTATTGCCGAAGAGACTTTAGTGGTTTATGCCCCTATCGCGCACCGTTTGGGTATCTCTTCGATTAAAAATCTCTTGGAAGATTTTAGCTTTTACTATGTCATGCCCAATGAATATAACAAGATCGATGGTTATATCAAAGAGCATGGGCAACAACTTCAACTGCGCCTCAATCACTTTATTTCTAAAATTAAAAACCATATGCTTCAAGAGGGATTTATCGAGAGTGATTTTACGATTCAAAAACGTATTAAGCACTACTACTCTATTTATCTTAAAATGCAACGCAAAGGTGTGACCATTGAAGAGGTTTTGGATCTTTTAGCGATTCGGATTATTGTGCGTACACCGATTGATTGTTACCGTGCGCTTGGTATTGTGCACCAGCATTTTAAACCTCTGATTTCACGCTTTAAAGATTATATTGCGATTCCAAAAGAGAATGGGTATCAGACGATTCATACAACCGTCTTTGATGATAAGTCCATTGTTGAGTCGCAAATACGAACCTATGATATGAATAAAACAGCAGAGTATGGCGTAGCCGCGCACTGGAAGTACAAATCAGGCGGACTCAATCCAAAACTCGATTGGCTCAATGATCTGAACAACCAAAATGAAGATATTGAAAATATTGAAGATTTTTATGCGATTGCCAAAGATAATCTCTACAGCGAAGATATTGCCGTCTTTTCCCCTAAAGGTGACATTTTTACATTACCACGAGGCGCCACGGTTTTAGACTTTGCGTACGAAGTGCATACCGAAGTAGGGACTTACGCGGATGAAGCGTATGTGAATAAACAAAAAGTTCCCCTTTTAAGCGAGCTTAAAAACGGTGACATCGTTCGCATCGTCACCTCCAAAGAGCCAAAATACCGATGCAGTTGGGTCAATAGCGTCAAAACAGGAAAAGCAAAAAGTACGATTCAAGCGAATTGTCGTCAAAAGATTAAAGAGATTAACCATAAAGTGGCGATTAAGATTCTTTCTCATGCGTTTGGCGTGGCGGAAAATAAAGTAGAAGCGTGGGTAGAACAAGAACATGCAACGAAAAAAATCTTTAAAATCGCAACCGATTCGATCTATTTGCAAGATGTCTCCAATACCCTAAAACTGTATGCTATGCAAGACACTTTGCTCTTTCCACTGCTTAAAAAAGATCGTTATCACATTAAAAAGCAGAAGTTTGAAAACATTGTAATTTATTCCAATCATCACATTGCCAACGTCTATTTTGACTACTGTTGTCATCCTAAACGAGGCGATGACATCGTTGGATTTAAAAAAGGCAATGATGTTTTTGTGCATCACAAACTGTGTGAACGTGCTGCGAGCTTGATGGAAGAGAGTGAACCAATGGTCTTTGTAAAATGGACGAAAGAAGCGCCCGATCGTTACAAACTCATTGTAAGTTTAGAGAATAAAAAAGGCTCTTTAGCCTCATTTTTAGCTTATTTGGCTAAAATGCAGATCAATTTGGTGACCATAGAGCTTGGAAAAGCCGAAGATGAGGGACATGCAGACTATTTTGAGATGATTTTAGAACTGCCTGACAAAAATGTGAATGCAGTGCGTGAGAACCTCAAAGGAAAATACCGCGTGATCGAATTTGTTTCGGTCAATGATGCTTATAAATAA
- the tyrS gene encoding tyrosine--tRNA ligase, which translates to MRIQNALKEIKRGISEIIDEERIGTLLKNYFEKGETFLVKAGFDPTAPDLHLGHTVLLQKMALLQKFGAVVQFLIGDFTGMIGDPTGKNETRKKLTREVVLANAQSYKEQVFKILDPAKTVVMFNSEWLNSLGASGLIELTTTFSVARMLEREDFEKRYKSQMPISISEFLYPLLQGYDSVAMKSDIEMGGTDQKFNLLMGRHMQRTYNIGKEQAVIMMPLLEGLDGVNKMSKSLGNYIGVTDIPSEMFGKMLSISDELMWRYYELLSTKSLEEIALLKNEVESGSVHPKHAKEMIALEIIERYHGKVEALEAKAEFDRVHSQNEIPTDIETFTCNESPIWIAKALVDCGLEISTSQARRDIKQGAVKLDQEKVDDEQLQLECGEYILQVGKRKFARLKVQ; encoded by the coding sequence ATGCGGATTCAAAATGCGCTTAAAGAGATCAAACGAGGCATTAGTGAGATTATTGATGAAGAGCGTATTGGTACATTACTCAAAAATTATTTTGAAAAAGGGGAGACCTTTTTAGTCAAAGCGGGGTTTGATCCCACTGCTCCTGATCTTCACTTAGGACATACTGTTTTACTTCAAAAAATGGCGCTGCTTCAAAAATTTGGCGCGGTTGTACAATTTTTGATTGGCGATTTTACAGGGATGATCGGTGATCCGACGGGCAAAAATGAGACACGTAAAAAACTGACACGTGAAGTGGTTTTAGCCAATGCACAAAGCTATAAAGAGCAAGTTTTTAAAATTTTAGATCCTGCAAAAACCGTTGTGATGTTTAACTCAGAATGGTTAAATTCTCTGGGTGCAAGTGGCTTAATTGAACTGACAACGACCTTTAGTGTCGCTCGTATGCTAGAACGTGAAGATTTTGAGAAGCGCTACAAGTCTCAAATGCCTATTTCGATCAGCGAATTTTTATACCCACTGCTTCAAGGCTATGACAGTGTTGCGATGAAAAGCGACATCGAAATGGGTGGAACCGATCAGAAGTTTAACCTTTTGATGGGACGTCATATGCAACGCACCTACAACATCGGCAAAGAACAAGCGGTTATTATGATGCCTCTGCTTGAAGGGCTCGATGGCGTCAATAAAATGAGTAAATCGCTTGGCAATTACATTGGTGTAACAGATATCCCAAGCGAGATGTTTGGGAAGATGCTGAGCATCAGTGATGAATTGATGTGGCGTTACTATGAACTACTCAGTACCAAAAGTTTAGAAGAGATTGCGCTCCTTAAAAACGAGGTCGAATCTGGCTCTGTGCATCCAAAACATGCCAAAGAGATGATCGCGTTAGAAATCATTGAGCGCTACCATGGCAAAGTAGAAGCACTCGAAGCCAAAGCGGAGTTTGATCGAGTTCACTCTCAAAATGAGATTCCAACCGATATTGAAACCTTTACATGTAACGAGTCTCCGATTTGGATCGCTAAAGCTTTGGTGGATTGTGGACTTGAGATTTCAACGTCTCAAGCCAGACGTGACATCAAGCAAGGTGCTGTCAAACTGGATCAAGAAAAAGTAGACGATGAACAATTGCAACTGGAATGTGGAGAATACATTCTGCAAGTTGGTAAGCGAAAATTTGCTCGATTAAAGGTGCAATAA
- a CDS encoding nitronate monooxygenase gives MAFNPLKIGKYTLEYPIIQGGMGLGISWDKLAGTVSLEGGLGVISSVGTGYYENTHFSKKNINTRPFETENFYSKEALTAIVNNARKICGSKPLAMNILYAINDYERVIKDSCEAGVDIIITGAGLPTNMPEFTADYPDVALVPIVSSAKALKIICKRWTQRYNRLPDAIVVEGPLSGGHQGFTYEQCAMEEYQLENLIAPIKEEIKAWGDFPLIAAGGIWDHNDILKVMALGADGVQMGTRFIGTHECDAAQNFKEVLLKAHKEDIQLFKSPVGYPARGVRTNLIQMVEKREGPPIRCISNCVSPCHRGQEAKAVGYCIADSLSDAYMGKLETGLFFTGANGYKLNEIISVKELIAKLVHGEAN, from the coding sequence ATGGCATTTAACCCTCTCAAAATTGGCAAATACACCCTTGAATATCCTATCATTCAAGGCGGTATGGGACTCGGTATCAGCTGGGATAAACTTGCTGGAACAGTGAGTTTAGAAGGCGGTTTGGGTGTCATTAGCTCTGTTGGAACAGGCTATTATGAAAATACACATTTTAGTAAGAAAAATATCAATACACGCCCTTTTGAAACAGAGAATTTTTACTCAAAAGAGGCATTAACCGCGATTGTGAACAATGCGCGCAAAATTTGTGGATCAAAACCACTGGCGATGAATATTCTCTACGCAATTAACGATTATGAGCGTGTCATTAAAGACTCGTGCGAAGCAGGCGTTGATATTATTATCACAGGAGCTGGACTCCCCACCAATATGCCCGAATTTACCGCAGATTATCCTGATGTGGCTTTAGTCCCGATTGTCTCTTCGGCTAAAGCGCTTAAAATTATCTGTAAACGCTGGACGCAACGTTATAACCGACTTCCTGATGCTATCGTCGTTGAAGGCCCTTTGAGTGGCGGACACCAAGGGTTTACCTATGAGCAATGCGCTATGGAAGAGTATCAGCTTGAAAATTTGATTGCTCCTATTAAAGAAGAGATCAAAGCGTGGGGCGATTTTCCACTCATTGCCGCTGGAGGTATTTGGGATCACAACGACATTTTGAAAGTCATGGCACTCGGTGCGGATGGCGTTCAAATGGGAACCCGTTTTATTGGAACCCATGAGTGTGATGCGGCTCAAAATTTTAAAGAAGTTTTACTCAAAGCGCATAAAGAAGATATTCAACTCTTTAAATCCCCCGTTGGCTACCCAGCGCGAGGGGTAAGAACCAATCTTATTCAGATGGTCGAGAAAAGAGAAGGACCTCCTATTCGCTGTATCAGTAACTGTGTCAGCCCCTGTCACAGAGGACAAGAAGCTAAAGCCGTAGGTTACTGCATTGCCGATAGTTTGAGTGACGCCTACATGGGAAAATTAGAGACAGGGCTCTTTTTTACAGGAGCCAATGGCTATAAACTCAATGAAATTATTAGTGTAAAAGAACTTATTGCAAAGCTGGTACATGGGGAAGCAAATTAG
- a CDS encoding N-acetylmuramoyl-L-alanine amidase produces the protein MQSWYMGKQIRAFFVLLLMCGALLGAPNYMQQLEQYDAQMKNANNDEMLRVFHGLKAIYIQAIIGSDDALKKETLERLIKTAKLLKLDASKYESELATMSKGSQKTAPSKPLIPPPAAEESFADSSSSPKNTTAPVVSAFPPEKESRVSAQPATTQVASTLPKNYNGKNVLHHVKTSEEEIVLDFGSAVTENSVKIFVLKSADSYKKIIDIPAIIMNAPLTIATPKKLQNLRISQYNTNTIRIILDAPSAFETYVSVLDNQVILSLDKKPILREKRIIAPTAEAPKKVPVVATVPEPSSKSYTAATSAVPVEPVLVPSKASNKKGVKRDKTIVIDAGHGGKDAGAIGYKQRMEKHLVLDMALQLGKELKSRGYKVYYTRQRDEFINLRDRTKVANDKNADLFVSLHANAAPTEAKKLSMKGLETFFLSPDRSERSKNVAALENQSDMEEMDFYSKETFLNVFNREKIVLSNKIAIDVQSSMLKSVRKKYSVEDGGVREAPFWVLVGATMPSVLVELGYISNPEESDNMFNPQYQRHLVDGISDGIDQYYANNP, from the coding sequence TTGCAAAGCTGGTACATGGGGAAGCAAATTAGAGCATTTTTTGTTTTACTGTTGATGTGTGGTGCTCTTTTGGGAGCACCCAATTACATGCAACAGCTAGAGCAATACGATGCCCAAATGAAAAATGCAAATAACGATGAGATGTTGCGTGTCTTTCATGGACTTAAGGCGATCTATATTCAAGCGATTATTGGAAGCGATGATGCGCTTAAAAAAGAGACCTTAGAACGCCTTATTAAAACAGCAAAACTCCTTAAACTGGATGCTTCCAAGTATGAATCTGAACTTGCCACAATGAGTAAAGGCAGTCAAAAAACAGCCCCTTCAAAGCCACTGATTCCCCCACCTGCGGCGGAAGAGAGTTTTGCAGACTCTAGCAGTAGCCCTAAAAACACAACTGCCCCTGTCGTTTCTGCCTTTCCTCCTGAAAAAGAGAGCCGCGTGAGTGCTCAGCCTGCAACAACGCAGGTCGCTTCCACGCTACCTAAAAACTATAATGGCAAAAATGTACTGCACCATGTCAAAACCAGTGAAGAGGAGATCGTGCTTGATTTTGGCTCTGCGGTTACTGAGAATAGTGTCAAGATTTTTGTTCTTAAAAGTGCAGATAGCTATAAAAAAATTATCGATATTCCTGCCATTATTATGAATGCTCCTTTAACCATTGCAACTCCTAAGAAATTGCAAAATCTACGCATCAGTCAGTACAATACCAATACGATCCGCATTATTTTAGATGCTCCAAGTGCCTTTGAGACGTATGTAAGTGTGCTGGATAATCAAGTGATTTTATCGCTCGATAAAAAACCAATTTTGCGTGAGAAGAGAATCATAGCACCAACGGCAGAAGCCCCTAAAAAAGTTCCTGTTGTGGCAACTGTTCCTGAGCCTTCTTCCAAATCGTATACGGCTGCAACTTCTGCTGTTCCTGTAGAGCCAGTTCTTGTGCCCAGTAAAGCCTCCAATAAAAAAGGGGTGAAACGAGATAAAACGATCGTGATTGATGCGGGGCATGGTGGTAAAGATGCAGGTGCGATTGGGTATAAGCAACGCATGGAAAAGCATCTGGTGCTTGATATGGCGCTGCAGCTTGGAAAAGAGCTCAAATCTCGTGGATATAAAGTCTATTATACCCGTCAAAGAGATGAGTTTATCAACCTACGGGATCGTACCAAAGTCGCCAATGATAAAAATGCCGACCTGTTTGTTTCCCTGCACGCCAATGCAGCCCCGACGGAAGCAAAAAAACTCTCTATGAAAGGCTTAGAGACCTTCTTTCTCTCTCCCGATCGTTCAGAGCGTTCTAAAAACGTCGCTGCTTTAGAGAACCAATCGGATATGGAAGAGATGGATTTTTACTCCAAAGAGACCTTTCTCAATGTCTTTAATCGTGAAAAGATAGTGCTCTCCAATAAAATCGCGATAGATGTGCAATCGAGTATGCTCAAAAGTGTGCGCAAAAAGTACAGTGTGGAAGATGGCGGTGTCAGAGAAGCGCCATTTTGGGTCTTAGTAGGCGCTACGATGCCTTCCGTTTTGGTGGAATTAGGCTACATCAGCAACCCTGAAGAGTCCGATAATATGTTCAATCCTCAGTACCAAAGGCATTTGGTTGATGGTATTAGCGATGGAATTGATCAGTATTACGCTAACAATCCTTGA
- a CDS encoding competence/damage-inducible protein A, translated as MHHFYSVIIGTELLNGRRVDKHFAFINQELQNRGLLHVGSFVIEDKPLLIQNCFKMILNDPQSVMFCFGGIGATPDDLTRPIASKVFTAQPLSLHVKAKELIEAQYGKEAYPHRVTMAMLPPEAELLHNVVNRVPGFSLFQRFFFTPGFPSMAWPMVKEALDQYFPTQPKLYSESFIVETTENDLIEIMEALPKELSFSSLPRFVGDKRIAEIYIAHTDKEKVEQWSRYFKEAALKKGKTIKDC; from the coding sequence ATGCACCACTTCTACTCTGTGATCATCGGCACTGAGCTGCTCAATGGTCGCAGGGTAGATAAACACTTCGCCTTTATCAACCAAGAACTACAAAACCGCGGACTTTTACATGTAGGAAGTTTCGTGATCGAAGACAAACCTCTTTTGATTCAAAACTGTTTTAAGATGATTCTAAATGATCCGCAAAGTGTAATGTTCTGCTTTGGTGGCATTGGTGCCACACCCGATGATCTTACCCGCCCTATCGCCAGCAAGGTGTTTACAGCCCAACCTCTAAGCTTACATGTAAAAGCAAAAGAGCTCATTGAAGCGCAGTATGGTAAAGAGGCCTATCCTCATCGTGTCACGATGGCGATGCTTCCTCCAGAGGCTGAACTTTTACACAATGTGGTCAATCGAGTCCCTGGATTTTCTCTCTTTCAACGCTTCTTTTTCACCCCAGGATTTCCCTCTATGGCATGGCCAATGGTCAAAGAAGCCCTCGATCAATACTTCCCTACTCAACCTAAACTTTACAGTGAGTCCTTCATTGTGGAAACGACCGAAAATGATCTGATCGAGATTATGGAAGCGCTTCCGAAGGAGCTTAGTTTTTCTTCTTTGCCTCGTTTTGTGGGCGATAAACGTATCGCGGAGATTTACATTGCCCATACCGATAAAGAGAAAGTCGAGCAGTGGTCACGCTATTTTAAAGAGGCTGCTTTGAAAAAAGGTAAAACGATCAAGGATTGTTAG
- a CDS encoding adenylate kinase: MKRLFLIIGAPGSGKTTDASLIAEKNSDVIAHYSTGELLRDEVASGSELGKTIDSFVSAGNLVPLDIVINTIVSAIKNSPKNVVLIDGFPRSDEQMKALDAILSTETTVKLVSVIEVEVSEQVACDRVLGRARGADDNVQVFKNRMKVYTEPLAGIQAFYGAKSLLHKINGERSIEEIVNEMEDFVKSNI, from the coding sequence GTGAAGAGACTATTTTTGATTATTGGTGCCCCAGGCAGTGGTAAAACAACGGATGCAAGTTTAATTGCTGAGAAAAATAGCGATGTGATCGCACACTATTCAACCGGTGAGTTGCTTCGCGATGAAGTGGCAAGTGGTAGTGAACTGGGTAAAACGATTGATTCGTTTGTCAGTGCAGGCAATCTCGTCCCTCTTGACATTGTTATCAATACCATCGTCAGTGCTATCAAAAATAGCCCTAAAAATGTTGTCCTCATAGACGGCTTCCCACGCTCCGATGAGCAGATGAAAGCACTCGATGCCATCCTCTCTACAGAGACAACCGTTAAACTGGTTTCGGTCATTGAAGTTGAAGTCAGCGAGCAAGTCGCATGTGACCGCGTTTTAGGACGTGCACGTGGGGCGGACGATAACGTTCAAGTCTTCAAAAACCGTATGAAAGTTTACACAGAGCCACTAGCTGGCATTCAAGCATTTTACGGTGCGAAAAGTCTTCTTCATAAAATCAATGGAGAGAGAAGCATTGAAGAAATCGTCAACGAAATGGAAGATTTCGTCAAAAGCAACATCTGA